Proteins from one Syntrophaceae bacterium genomic window:
- a CDS encoding tetratricopeptide repeat protein encodes MKTMKIFRKRKEQPSTGARSQPSPSPSPPPPPPKPPGSYEPVKPKGGGWRALPFLLIIGIILVISAAYDFIRESDPFRLCETYLKQNPQIREVVGEVREVKPWFPVSISTSGQQGRATMTFLVEGTKGTVKAQATLTKQRGAWKILTASYEDNQGKIHPLVMETPGAERSGRMPVTGDIPVTGKPSLPGDTPLIAVRPAVAEPIQEGLMHLKQNRLDKAVAAFSRAIDADPTNDKAHYLRGRTLARQNQEVRAVEDLNRAVALNPRNADAHNWLGWIHSRNNRNDEAIVSLTKAIELRPNNGWAYYNRGRCYYRKGEAAKSMEDARMACTLGIKDACKVYDRLKKT; translated from the coding sequence ATGAAAACGATGAAAATCTTCAGGAAAAGGAAAGAGCAACCTTCCACCGGCGCGCGCTCCCAGCCGTCTCCGTCTCCGTCCCCTCCTCCGCCGCCGCCGAAACCGCCCGGTTCCTACGAGCCGGTCAAGCCCAAGGGCGGGGGATGGAGAGCGCTGCCGTTCCTCCTCATCATCGGGATCATCCTGGTCATCTCCGCAGCCTATGATTTTATCCGCGAGTCGGATCCCTTCCGGCTCTGCGAGACCTACCTGAAACAGAATCCGCAGATCCGGGAGGTGGTGGGAGAGGTCCGGGAGGTGAAGCCCTGGTTCCCCGTCAGCATCAGCACGTCCGGACAGCAGGGACGGGCCACCATGACCTTCCTCGTGGAGGGGACGAAAGGCACCGTCAAGGCACAGGCGACCCTGACAAAACAGCGCGGTGCCTGGAAAATCCTGACTGCTTCCTATGAGGACAATCAGGGGAAAATACACCCCCTCGTCATGGAAACGCCCGGAGCGGAGCGGTCCGGCCGCATGCCCGTCACCGGCGACATCCCCGTCACCGGCAAACCCTCCCTCCCCGGCGACACCCCCCTCATCGCCGTCCGGCCCGCCGTCGCGGAACCCATCCAGGAGGGCCTGATGCACCTGAAGCAGAACCGGCTGGATAAGGCCGTCGCCGCCTTCAGCCGGGCCATCGATGCGGATCCGACGAATGACAAGGCCCATTACCTGCGGGGACGGACCCTGGCGAGACAGAACCAGGAAGTGCGCGCCGTGGAGGATCTCAACCGGGCGGTGGCTCTGAATCCCCGAAACGCCGACGCCCACAACTGGCTCGGCTGGATCCACAGCAGAAACAACCGGAACGACGAGGCCATCGTCTCCCTCACGAAGGCCATCGAGCTCAGGCCGAATAACGGCTGGGCTTATTACAACCGGGGCCGCTGCTACTATCGCAAGGGGGAAGCGGCGAAATCCATGGAGGACGCCCGAATGGCCTGCACCCTGGGAATCAAGGACGCCTGCAAGGTCTATGACCGGCTGAAGAAAACATGA
- a CDS encoding TetR/AcrR family transcriptional regulator — translation MKAPTKRDEILEAALELIAERGFHGAPMAMIAEKAGVGAGTIYRYFETKEALIRQLFDELKGNIMAALLAGHPTGRPARERFFHLWKVLLRYMAANPLHFRYMEQYHNSPYGVAQHRDRLLNKPEGQDPIRDLFEEGVEQQILKDLPIMVLFSLAFGPLFGLIQDQLNGFIEMDEDLTERTAEACWDALKR, via the coding sequence TTGAAAGCACCCACCAAACGAGACGAAATTCTTGAAGCCGCCCTGGAGTTGATCGCCGAGCGCGGTTTCCACGGGGCGCCCATGGCCATGATCGCCGAAAAGGCGGGGGTGGGGGCGGGGACAATCTACCGCTATTTCGAGACGAAGGAAGCCCTGATCCGGCAACTCTTCGATGAGCTGAAAGGGAATATCATGGCAGCCCTCCTGGCGGGTCACCCGACCGGCAGACCGGCCCGGGAGCGGTTTTTTCATTTGTGGAAAGTGCTGCTCCGGTACATGGCCGCCAATCCCCTCCATTTCCGATACATGGAACAGTATCATAACTCCCCCTACGGCGTGGCCCAGCACCGGGACAGGCTCCTGAACAAGCCGGAAGGACAGGATCCCATCCGGGACCTTTTCGAGGAGGGAGTCGAACAGCAGATCCTGAAGGACCTACCCATCATGGTTTTGTTTTCCCTGGCCTTCGGTCCCCTGTTCGGCCTGATCCAGGATCAGCTCAACGGATTCATCGAAATGGACGAAGACCTGACCGAAAGAACCGCAGAGGCCTGCTGGGACGCGTTGAAAAGGTAA
- a CDS encoding methylated-DNA--[protein]-cysteine S-methyltransferase: MKEANGSHGETAKIRRYHLLPSDLGFAAVVRGTGGSGSIVRIYLPTRRHELSRRIILDFPGALPSKDGSNGKMEKVLHRLLCGEAALVPIEELEMDSLVPFRRRVLLETGRIPRGRVRTYGSLAAAAGHSGAARAVGSVMASNPFPLAIPCHRVVRSDGSLGGFGGGPALKRDLLEQEGIRFDGRDRVRPDFLL; encoded by the coding sequence ATGAAGGAGGCAAACGGATCACACGGAGAAACGGCGAAGATCCGGCGGTATCACCTGCTGCCCTCGGATCTGGGCTTCGCAGCGGTGGTCCGGGGGACCGGCGGATCGGGCAGCATCGTCCGCATCTACCTCCCCACCCGCCGCCACGAGCTGTCCCGTCGGATCATCCTGGACTTCCCCGGGGCGCTGCCATCGAAGGACGGGTCGAACGGGAAAATGGAAAAGGTCCTCCACCGCCTCCTCTGCGGGGAGGCCGCCCTCGTCCCAATCGAGGAACTGGAGATGGATTCTCTGGTTCCCTTCCGGCGCCGGGTCCTCCTGGAAACGGGACGGATACCCCGGGGAAGGGTGAGGACCTACGGGTCCCTGGCGGCCGCCGCGGGCCATTCCGGAGCGGCCCGGGCCGTCGGCTCCGTGATGGCCTCCAATCCCTTCCCCCTTGCCATCCCCTGCCACCGGGTCGTCCGCTCCGACGGCAGCCTGGGCGGCTTCGGCGGCGGCCCGGCCCTGAAAAGGGATCTGCTGGAGCAGGAGGGAATCCGGTTTGACGGGCGGGACCGGGTCCGCCCCGACTTTCTGCTCTGA
- a CDS encoding dihydroorotase: MTLLLKNGRLVDPSQDIDGPLDILIRNGKVARIARNIPSPAGKNRKADSGATVLDMKGLVVVPGLIDMHVHLREPGFEYKETIATGCEAAVAGGFTAVACMANTDPVNDNRSVTEFILRKAAACGKARVYPVASITRNLEGKILSEFWDLKEAGAAAFSDDGRPVTNGTVMRRALEYAHSLDMPVLSHSEDPTLSAGGVMNESLVSTELGLRGIPAAAEETMIARDILLAEYTRASVHICHVTTAGSVRLIREAKARGVTVTAETAPHYFTLTDEALKDYDTNLKVNPPLRSTADMEAVREALRDGTIDAVASDHAPHALTDKAVEFDLAAFGMVGLETSLGLTLKLVHKGILSLPELVVRMSVRPAQILRVPGGTLKPGSDADITVLDLNRFWTVDSGSFRSRSRNTPFQDMPMKGRAVMTIVGGQVVYRELENAP; the protein is encoded by the coding sequence ATGACCCTTCTCCTCAAAAACGGCCGGCTCGTCGATCCCTCCCAGGACATCGACGGCCCCCTGGATATCCTCATCCGGAACGGCAAGGTGGCCCGGATCGCCCGGAACATCCCCTCCCCCGCCGGCAAAAACAGGAAAGCCGACAGCGGCGCGACCGTCCTGGACATGAAAGGACTCGTGGTGGTCCCCGGGCTCATCGACATGCACGTCCACCTCCGGGAACCCGGCTTCGAATACAAAGAAACCATAGCGACGGGCTGCGAGGCCGCCGTGGCGGGCGGCTTCACCGCCGTGGCCTGCATGGCCAACACCGATCCCGTCAACGACAACCGCTCCGTGACGGAGTTCATCCTCCGCAAGGCCGCGGCCTGCGGAAAGGCCCGCGTCTATCCGGTGGCGTCGATCACCCGGAACCTGGAGGGAAAGATCCTTTCGGAATTCTGGGACCTGAAGGAGGCCGGAGCGGCAGCTTTCTCCGACGACGGCCGTCCGGTCACGAACGGCACCGTCATGCGCCGCGCCCTGGAATACGCCCATTCCCTGGACATGCCCGTCCTGTCCCACAGCGAGGATCCGACCCTGTCGGCGGGCGGTGTGATGAACGAGAGCCTCGTCTCGACGGAGCTCGGGCTCCGGGGAATCCCCGCGGCGGCGGAGGAGACCATGATCGCGCGGGACATCCTGCTGGCCGAGTACACCCGCGCGTCCGTCCACATCTGCCACGTCACCACCGCCGGGTCCGTCCGCCTCATCCGCGAGGCCAAGGCGCGGGGCGTCACCGTGACGGCGGAGACGGCCCCCCACTACTTCACCCTCACCGACGAGGCCCTCAAGGACTACGATACGAACCTGAAGGTCAACCCGCCGCTCCGCTCCACCGCCGACATGGAAGCGGTCCGCGAGGCCCTGCGGGACGGGACCATCGACGCCGTCGCCAGCGACCACGCCCCCCACGCCCTCACCGACAAGGCCGTCGAGTTCGACCTGGCAGCCTTCGGCATGGTGGGCCTCGAGACGTCCCTGGGCCTCACCCTGAAGCTGGTCCACAAGGGAATCCTCTCGCTGCCGGAACTGGTTGTCCGGATGAGCGTCCGGCCGGCGCAGATCCTCCGCGTCCCCGGAGGCACCCTGAAGCCCGGGTCCGACGCGGACATCACCGTGCTGGACCTGAACCGTTTCTGGACGGTGGACAGCGGCTCTTTCCGCTCCCGGAGCCGGAACACGCCGTTCCAGGACATGCCCATGAAGGGCCGGGCGGTGATGACCATCGTGGGAGGTCAGGTCGTATACCGTGAGCTCGAGAACGCCCCTTAA
- a CDS encoding long-chain fatty acid--CoA ligase gives MNLVTLADDNLSRFGEYPFLVFEEETFTSAGILRDANRLASGLKRLGIGRGDRVAVLLPNCPEVIIGYQGILRCGAVIVPVIPSVGATELGHILKDCAAKGLITSPEILNVHKALVNSAGSLKHRILTGDTPPPGAISFRSLAAADPENDGKPDLRETDLAVILYTAGTTWNPKGVMLTHANLYANAVNAARAHGTKASDVTLVALPLSHSFGITTMNKAYQYGNLHVLMRRFHAEEAFALIERHRVTDFPGVPAMFMMMLGSPEAAKYDLSSLRKCLAGSAPFPLPALRRFEETFRCTVYPAYGLSEAAPAVSTNYQGRPVKPDSVGQPIPSVEVRIVDDRDQDVAAGEVGELIVRGPSVAAGYLNLPEETARTFQEGWLYTGDMARMDGDGYLYIVERKKDLIIRGGFNIYPRDIEEVLHRHAAVRDVAAVGMPDPVVGEEAVAYVELREGATVEEKALLRHCRDHLSRHKWPLRVTVVERLPRNPMGKILRRELRKRTASGEE, from the coding sequence ATGAACCTCGTCACACTTGCAGACGACAATCTCAGCCGTTTCGGCGAATACCCCTTCCTGGTCTTCGAGGAAGAAACCTTCACCAGCGCGGGAATTCTCCGGGATGCCAACCGGCTGGCCTCCGGCCTGAAAAGGCTCGGCATCGGCAGGGGCGACCGGGTGGCGGTGCTTCTTCCCAACTGCCCCGAGGTCATCATCGGCTACCAGGGAATCCTGCGGTGCGGCGCCGTCATCGTCCCCGTCATCCCGTCCGTCGGGGCGACGGAACTGGGGCACATCCTGAAGGACTGCGCAGCCAAAGGCCTCATCACGAGCCCGGAAATCCTGAACGTGCACAAGGCGCTTGTTAACTCCGCCGGCTCCCTGAAACACCGCATCCTCACCGGTGACACCCCTCCACCCGGAGCGATCTCCTTCCGATCCCTCGCCGCGGCGGACCCGGAAAACGACGGAAAGCCGGACCTCCGGGAGACGGACCTTGCCGTCATTCTCTACACGGCCGGGACGACGTGGAACCCCAAAGGCGTGATGCTGACCCACGCCAATCTGTATGCCAACGCGGTCAATGCGGCCCGTGCCCACGGAACGAAGGCGTCGGATGTGACGCTCGTGGCCCTGCCCCTGTCCCACTCCTTCGGGATCACGACCATGAACAAGGCCTATCAATACGGGAATCTCCACGTCCTGATGCGGCGATTTCATGCGGAGGAGGCCTTCGCCCTGATCGAGAGGCACCGGGTGACCGATTTCCCTGGGGTTCCGGCCATGTTCATGATGATGCTGGGCAGCCCGGAGGCGGCGAAGTACGACCTCTCGTCGCTGAGAAAGTGCCTCGCCGGATCGGCCCCCTTTCCCCTCCCGGCGCTCCGGCGCTTCGAGGAGACCTTCCGCTGCACCGTGTATCCCGCCTACGGGCTCTCGGAGGCAGCGCCGGCGGTCAGCACCAACTACCAGGGCCGCCCCGTCAAGCCGGACTCCGTCGGCCAGCCGATCCCCTCCGTGGAAGTGAGGATCGTCGACGACCGGGATCAAGACGTCGCCGCCGGAGAGGTGGGGGAGCTGATCGTCCGGGGTCCCAGCGTCGCGGCCGGTTACCTGAATCTTCCCGAAGAAACCGCCCGGACCTTCCAGGAGGGCTGGCTGTACACGGGAGACATGGCGCGGATGGACGGGGACGGCTACCTTTACATCGTGGAGCGGAAGAAAGACCTGATCATCCGCGGAGGCTTCAACATCTACCCTCGCGACATCGAAGAGGTCCTCCACCGGCACGCGGCCGTCCGGGACGTAGCGGCCGTCGGCATGCCCGATCCGGTCGTCGGGGAAGAGGCCGTCGCGTACGTGGAGCTCAGGGAGGGTGCGACCGTCGAGGAAAAAGCCCTTCTCCGGCACTGCCGGGATCATCTCTCCCGCCACAAGTGGCCCCTCCGCGTGACCGTCGTCGAACGACTGCCGCGCAATCCCATGGGCAAGATCCTGCGCCGGGAACTGCGCAAGCGGACGGCATCCGGGGAGGAATGA
- the uvrC gene encoding excinuclease ABC subunit UvrC: protein MDRSALDAIVDSAPRGPGVYLMKGREGEVLYVGKAKDLRSRLKSYAGGTDGRFMIPFLVGRLEDVEFIVTATEKEALLLENTLIKEHRPRYNVDFRDDKAYFHIRLDMREPFPRYQLVRRPRKDGARYFGPFPSSASARETLSFLHGLFPLRTCRDTDFRGRRRPCLEYQIRRCSAPCTGLIEAGPYAALVSDSLAFLEGRERVLLGDLRRRMEKAAEALRFEEAALLRDRIGAIERVLEKQHVLSMTHRDRDVFGIHGEEHLTRACVLFVRKGKVTGQLLFPPIRLALDREEILSALLKRYYDGEVLIPPEILLPVDIPDREVVAEWLSDRSGRRVALSVPRRGEPRKLVEMAVRNALQVARAPGSDPRRALELAAEKLSLNRIPERIECFDIASLGAEVAVGSKVAFREGRPDRGRYRRYRVRTVEGIDDYGMMYEVLRRRLSGSEEPPDLIVVDGGKGHLRVALSALRDTGVKDVEVVALAKESREHPPGGREPRGDRVFLPGRKDALDPSRWPPLLHLLQQVRDEAHRFAQAYLHQRKAKNDLTSALDKIPGVGPGRREALLKALGSAAAVRKADVPTLQKAGGIGKKTAERIAAFFRESPGGPAGS from the coding sequence GTGGACCGGTCCGCCCTCGACGCCATCGTGGACAGCGCCCCCCGGGGACCCGGCGTCTACCTGATGAAGGGCCGCGAGGGAGAGGTTCTCTACGTCGGCAAGGCCAAGGATCTCCGCAGCCGCCTCAAGAGTTACGCCGGCGGAACGGACGGGCGGTTCATGATCCCCTTCCTCGTCGGCCGCCTCGAAGACGTGGAGTTCATCGTCACGGCGACGGAAAAGGAAGCCCTCCTCCTCGAAAACACCCTCATCAAGGAGCACCGCCCCCGCTACAACGTCGATTTCCGGGACGACAAGGCCTACTTCCACATCCGCCTCGACATGCGGGAGCCATTCCCGCGCTACCAGCTCGTGCGGCGCCCGCGGAAGGACGGCGCCCGCTATTTCGGCCCCTTCCCGTCGAGCGCCTCGGCCCGGGAGACCCTCTCCTTCCTCCATGGCCTGTTCCCTCTCCGGACCTGCCGGGACACGGACTTCCGCGGCCGGCGCAGGCCCTGCCTGGAGTACCAGATCCGCCGCTGCTCCGCCCCCTGCACGGGCCTCATCGAGGCGGGTCCCTACGCCGCCCTCGTGTCGGACAGCCTGGCCTTCCTCGAGGGGCGGGAGCGGGTCCTCCTGGGGGACCTCCGCCGCCGGATGGAAAAAGCCGCGGAGGCCCTCCGGTTCGAGGAGGCGGCCCTGCTCCGCGACCGCATCGGGGCGATCGAGCGGGTCCTGGAGAAGCAGCACGTCCTTTCCATGACGCATCGCGACCGGGACGTCTTCGGCATCCACGGGGAAGAACATCTGACCCGGGCCTGCGTTCTCTTCGTCCGCAAGGGCAAGGTCACGGGGCAGCTTCTTTTTCCTCCGATCCGACTCGCCCTCGACCGGGAGGAGATCCTCTCGGCCCTTCTGAAGCGCTACTACGACGGTGAAGTCCTCATTCCACCGGAAATCCTCCTGCCCGTCGACATCCCGGACCGGGAGGTCGTCGCCGAATGGCTGAGCGACCGGAGCGGACGAAGGGTCGCGCTTTCCGTTCCCCGGCGGGGGGAGCCGCGAAAGCTGGTGGAGATGGCCGTCCGGAATGCCCTCCAGGTTGCGCGCGCTCCCGGGTCGGATCCGCGGCGGGCTCTGGAACTCGCGGCGGAAAAGCTGTCCCTGAACAGGATCCCGGAGCGGATCGAGTGCTTCGACATCGCCAGCCTCGGGGCGGAAGTCGCCGTCGGCTCCAAGGTCGCCTTCCGGGAGGGGCGGCCCGACCGGGGACGGTATCGCCGCTACCGGGTCCGGACGGTGGAGGGCATTGACGACTACGGGATGATGTACGAGGTTCTCCGGCGCCGCCTCTCGGGAAGCGAAGAGCCGCCCGACCTGATCGTTGTGGACGGTGGAAAGGGACACCTGCGGGTGGCCCTGTCGGCCCTCCGCGACACAGGTGTGAAGGACGTGGAGGTGGTCGCCCTGGCCAAGGAATCCCGGGAGCACCCGCCCGGAGGCAGGGAGCCCCGGGGAGACCGGGTATTTCTTCCCGGACGCAAGGACGCCCTCGACCCGTCCCGCTGGCCGCCGCTCCTGCACCTTCTTCAGCAGGTCCGCGACGAGGCCCACCGTTTCGCCCAGGCCTACCTCCATCAACGGAAGGCAAAAAACGATCTTACCTCCGCCTTGGACAAGATCCCCGGCGTCGGCCCCGGGCGCCGCGAGGCCCTGCTTAAGGCACTGGGCTCCGCGGCCGCCGTTCGCAAGGCCGACGTCCCGACCTTGCAAAAGGCCGGCGGGATTGGTAAGAAAACCGCAGAGAGGATCGCCGCCTTCTTCCGGGAATCGCCGGGCGGCCCGGCCGGTTCATGA
- the pyrR gene encoding bifunctional pyr operon transcriptional regulator/uracil phosphoribosyltransferase PyrR yields MEKKKVVINAEGIDRSLTRIAYEILEKNKGIEDLVLIGIRTGGIYLAQRLQIKIEQIEKARVPMGIVDITLYRDDLLTSNRKPRLGKTDIPFSLDGRKIVLVDDVLFTGRTIRAAMDALIDFGRPKLIQLAVLIDRGHRELPIRADFVGKNLPSSLWEDVSVHLTEKNGVDEVVIEPGQE; encoded by the coding sequence ATGGAAAAGAAAAAAGTGGTCATCAATGCGGAAGGCATCGACCGTTCCCTCACCCGGATCGCCTATGAAATCCTGGAGAAGAACAAGGGAATCGAAGACCTGGTCCTGATCGGCATCCGGACGGGAGGGATCTATCTCGCCCAGCGGCTGCAGATCAAGATCGAGCAGATCGAGAAGGCCAGGGTACCCATGGGCATCGTCGACATCACCCTCTACCGGGACGACCTCCTGACCTCCAACCGGAAGCCCCGGCTGGGCAAGACAGACATTCCCTTCTCCCTGGACGGCCGGAAGATCGTCCTGGTGGACGACGTCCTGTTCACCGGGCGGACCATCCGGGCGGCCATGGACGCCCTGATCGACTTCGGCCGGCCGAAGCTCATCCAGCTGGCCGTCCTGATCGACCGGGGGCACCGGGAACTCCCCATCCGGGCCGACTTCGTCGGCAAAAACCTCCCTTCTTCTCTCTGGGAGGATGTGAGCGTGCACCTGACGGAAAAAAACGGCGTCGATGAAGTCGTCATCGAGCCCGGCCAGGAATGA
- a CDS encoding flavodoxin family protein, with protein MKSEKTGKKVLVLLGSPRKKGNTAILAGEIARGAASKGAKVETVYLHDLRISPCRGCMACQKKNAKRCAIDDDMQAIYPKLLAADAWVIASPVYWFTMTAQTKLWMDRCFALPAYGKDPFRGKRIAVAMAYGGEDPFDSGAVNAFRAFQDAYAYVEADLVGMVYGSAMEAGKIRADEKTMKEARALGMKLAAP; from the coding sequence ATGAAGTCCGAAAAAACGGGAAAGAAGGTGCTGGTGCTTCTGGGAAGCCCCCGGAAGAAGGGAAACACGGCGATCCTTGCCGGGGAGATCGCCCGGGGGGCCGCGTCGAAGGGGGCGAAGGTGGAGACGGTGTACCTCCACGACCTCCGGATCTCCCCCTGCCGGGGCTGCATGGCCTGCCAGAAGAAGAACGCGAAGCGCTGCGCCATCGACGACGACATGCAGGCCATCTACCCCAAGCTTCTGGCCGCCGATGCCTGGGTCATCGCCAGTCCCGTCTACTGGTTCACCATGACCGCCCAGACGAAGCTCTGGATGGACCGCTGCTTCGCCCTGCCCGCCTACGGGAAGGACCCCTTCCGGGGAAAGCGGATCGCCGTGGCCATGGCCTACGGTGGGGAAGACCCCTTCGATTCCGGCGCCGTCAACGCCTTCCGGGCCTTCCAGGACGCCTATGCCTACGTGGAGGCCGACCTCGTCGGTATGGTCTACGGCAGCGCCATGGAGGCCGGGAAGATCCGGGCCGACGAAAAGACGATGAAGGAGGCCCGGGCCCTGGGCATGAAGCTGGCGGCACCGTGA
- a CDS encoding manganese efflux pump: MSFLSILIIAVGLGMDAFSVAIGIGAVRGRVSPGPVLRLSVSFGAFQFFMPLLGWLAGSTVVERISEYDHWVAFGLLLFVGVRMIHESLAGDGKTGGNREDPTRGWTLLMLSVATSIDALAVGMTMALLKTPILYPSVVIGVVAFVMTMAGMLAGRRLASLFGRKVELLGGLILIGIGVQILVEHMM; this comes from the coding sequence ATGAGTTTTCTTTCCATCCTGATCATCGCCGTGGGGCTCGGCATGGACGCTTTCTCCGTGGCCATCGGCATCGGTGCCGTCCGGGGACGCGTTTCCCCCGGCCCCGTTCTCCGGCTTTCCGTTTCCTTCGGGGCCTTCCAGTTTTTCATGCCGCTCCTCGGCTGGCTGGCGGGAAGCACCGTCGTCGAGCGCATCTCCGAGTACGACCACTGGGTGGCCTTCGGGCTCCTGCTCTTCGTGGGCGTCAGGATGATCCATGAATCCCTCGCCGGGGACGGAAAGACGGGCGGAAACCGGGAAGACCCGACGCGGGGCTGGACGCTCCTGATGCTCTCGGTGGCCACCAGCATCGACGCCCTGGCGGTGGGGATGACCATGGCCCTGCTCAAGACGCCCATCCTGTATCCGAGCGTCGTCATCGGCGTTGTCGCCTTCGTCATGACCATGGCGGGCATGCTGGCCGGACGCCGGCTGGCGTCCCTTTTCGGCCGGAAGGTGGAGTTGCTGGGCGGGCTGATCCTGATCGGCATCGGCGTCCAGATCCTCGTTGAACACATGATGTGA
- the recO gene encoding DNA repair protein RecO codes for MSSRTPLKAEAFVLRTLDYGDSDRIVTFLTEDFGKVRGIAKGARKSRKRFANALEPFSRVRILFSRRSRDSLALIEMSEPVDHHEALRGDLEKTLLASCVVDLADHFSVEGKPNDSLYGLVRDFLHLLDREPALTEDHLRFFEIRLLKAAGFEPVLDRCTACRCEAGNGTWRFDPRQGGVRCGACGTEDPDAVTVTAGTLKTLLLGKDVELERIGRIGFTRQAAEESRALTARFIRHLLGREIKSLQVLRAVRRLGE; via the coding sequence GTGAGCTCGAGAACGCCCCTTAAGGCCGAGGCCTTCGTCCTCCGGACGCTGGACTACGGGGACTCGGACCGCATCGTCACCTTCCTGACCGAAGACTTCGGCAAGGTCCGGGGAATCGCCAAGGGGGCCCGGAAGAGCCGGAAACGATTCGCCAACGCCCTGGAGCCCTTCTCGCGGGTCCGGATCCTCTTCTCCCGCCGCTCCCGGGACTCCCTCGCCCTGATCGAGATGAGCGAGCCCGTGGACCACCACGAGGCCCTCCGGGGGGACCTGGAAAAGACGCTTCTCGCGTCCTGCGTCGTCGATCTCGCCGACCATTTCTCCGTGGAAGGGAAGCCGAATGATTCTCTCTACGGCCTCGTCCGGGATTTCCTTCACCTGCTCGACCGGGAGCCCGCCCTGACGGAGGATCATCTCCGGTTTTTCGAGATCCGCCTCCTGAAGGCCGCCGGGTTCGAGCCCGTCCTGGACCGGTGCACCGCCTGCCGGTGCGAGGCAGGCAACGGGACCTGGCGTTTCGATCCACGGCAGGGCGGAGTCCGGTGCGGGGCCTGCGGGACCGAAGACCCCGACGCCGTAACCGTTACGGCGGGAACCCTGAAAACCCTTCTCCTGGGAAAGGACGTGGAGCTCGAACGGATCGGACGGATCGGCTTCACCCGCCAGGCGGCGGAAGAAAGCCGGGCGTTGACGGCCCGCTTCATCCGGCACCTTCTGGGACGGGAGATCAAGTCGCTCCAGGTTCTGCGCGCCGTACGGCGCCTGGGGGAATAG
- a CDS encoding aspartate carbamoyltransferase catalytic subunit, producing MILQKKDILGIKDLPVEEIAIILDTAESFVEVSSREIKKVPTLRGKTIINLFYEASTRTRTSFEIAGKRLSADTINISASTSSVVKGETLIDTAKNLEAMNPDVIVIRHSASGAPHMLARMVRQSVINAGDGSNEHPTQALLDLMTIRAKKGTITGLKVAIVGDIAHSRVARSNIYGLQKMGAQVTVAGPATMMPRDIEGMGVEVRTSLEEAVSGVDVIMMLRIQLERQQQNFFPSLREYAQHYCLSRRHLDLAGPDVLVMHPGPINRGVEIAPEIADGPSSVILEQVTNGVAVRMALLYLLTGGKQ from the coding sequence ATGATCCTGCAGAAAAAAGATATCCTGGGCATCAAGGACCTTCCGGTCGAGGAGATCGCGATCATCCTCGACACGGCGGAGTCCTTCGTGGAGGTGTCCTCCCGGGAGATCAAAAAAGTGCCGACGCTGCGCGGCAAGACGATCATCAACCTCTTTTACGAGGCCAGCACGCGCACCCGGACATCCTTTGAGATCGCCGGGAAGCGATTGAGCGCCGACACCATCAACATCTCCGCCTCCACGAGCAGCGTCGTGAAGGGGGAAACCCTGATCGACACGGCGAAGAACCTGGAGGCCATGAATCCCGATGTGATCGTGATCCGGCACAGTGCCTCCGGGGCGCCTCACATGCTGGCCCGGATGGTGCGGCAGTCCGTCATCAACGCCGGCGACGGGTCCAACGAGCATCCGACCCAGGCACTCCTGGACCTCATGACGATCCGAGCGAAGAAAGGCACCATAACGGGCCTGAAGGTGGCTATTGTCGGGGACATCGCCCACAGCCGGGTGGCCCGCTCCAACATCTACGGCCTCCAGAAAATGGGAGCGCAGGTGACGGTAGCCGGACCCGCCACGATGATGCCCCGGGACATCGAGGGCATGGGCGTGGAGGTCCGGACGTCCCTCGAGGAGGCCGTCTCGGGGGTGGACGTGATCATGATGCTGCGCATCCAGCTGGAGCGGCAGCAGCAGAACTTCTTCCCCTCCCTCCGGGAATACGCCCAGCACTACTGCCTGAGCCGGCGGCACCTCGACCTGGCCGGCCCGGACGTCCTGGTCATGCACCCCGGACCCATCAACCGGGGGGTGGAAATCGCCCCGGAGATCGCCGACGGCCCGTCGTCGGTGATCCTGGAACAGGTAACCAACGGGGTGGCCGTGCGGATGGCCCTCCTCTACCTCCTGACAGGGGGAAAACAATGA